One stretch of Equus przewalskii isolate Varuska chromosome 9, EquPr2, whole genome shotgun sequence DNA includes these proteins:
- the EPS8L1 gene encoding epidermal growth factor receptor kinase substrate 8-like protein 1 isoform X4, which yields MSTTTTGPEAAPKPSAKSIYEQRKRYSTVVMADVSQYPVNHLVTFCLGEEDGVHTVEDASRKLAVMDSQGRVWAQEMMLRVSPDHVTLLDPLSKEELESYPLGAIVRCDAVLPPGRSRSLLLLVCQEPERAQPDVHFFQGLRLGAELIREDIQGALHNYRSGRGERRAAALRATQEELQHRPSPAAETPPLQRRPSVRAVISTAETGAGRGPPQVEPIPEAEEARRPGGAATSSGADPASPDLGPRGPDLASLQAERDVDILNHVFDDVESFVSKLQKSAEAARVLEHRERGRRTRRREAGEGLLTLRAKPPSEAEYIDVLQKIKYAFSLLARLRGNIANPSSPELLHFLFGPLQMIVDTTGGPQFASGVRRPHLTSEAVALLRDNVTPRENALWTSLGDSWTSPGLELPPEEGPPYSPNFYSGWEPPATDPQGRAWEDPVEKQLQHERRRRQQSAPQVAVNGHQEPEPEAEPQPEPEPAGKWVLCNYDFQGRNSSELSVKQREVLEVLDDRRKWWKVRDSQGQEGYVPYNILTPHPGPPGVCSQSPARSLESSTPPPPAQALAPAPARPRWDSCDSLNNLDPREKEKFSQMLSVNEELQARLAQGRSSPSRAAAGPRAPEPQLSPHSGASEVRAWLQAKGFSSGTVDALGVLTGAQLFSLQKEELRAVSPEEGARVYSQVTVQRALLEDKEKVSELEAAMEKQKKKVEGEMETEVI from the exons CACCTGGTGACGTTCTGCCTGGGTGAGGAGGATGGCGTGCACACAGTGGAGGACGCCTCGCGGAAGCTGGCCGTCATGGACAGCCAGGGCCGCGTCTGGGCCCAGGAGATGATGCTGCGCGTGTCTCCGGACCACGTCACGCTGCTCGACCCCCTCTCCAAG GAGGAGCTGGAGTCGTACCCGCTGGGCGCCATCGTGCGCTGCGACGCGGTGCTGCCGCCCGGCCGGAGCCGCTCGCTGCTGCTGCTCGTGTGCCAGGAGCCCGAGCGCGCGCAGCCCGACGTGCACTTCTTCCAGGGCCTGCGTCTCGGG GCGGAGCTGATCCGGGAGGACATCCAGGGAGCCCTGCACAACTATCGCTCCGGCCGCGGGGAGCGCCGAGCGGCGGCGCTCAG GGCCACGCAAGAGGAGCTGCAGCACCGCCCCTCGCCGGCCGCCGAGACCCCGCCCCTGCAGCGCCGCCCGTCGGTCCGCGCGGTGATCAGCACGGCGGAGACGGGCGCGGGCCGCGGGCCACCCCAGGTGGAGCCCATCCCTGAGGCGGAGGAGGCGCGGAGGCCCGGCGGGGCGGCGACCTCTAGTGGCGCTGACCCAGCCTCCCCGGACCTGGGCCCCCGCGGCCCGGACCTGGCCAGTCTGCAGGCGGAGCGGGATGTG GACATCCTGAACCACGTGTTCGACGACGTGGAGAGCTTCGTCTCGAAGCTGCAGAAGTCTGCAGAAGCTGCCCGAGTTCTGGAGCACCGCGAGCGCGGCCGCAGGACCCGGCGCCGGGAGGCCGGGG AGGGCCTCCTGACGCTGCGGGCCAAGCCGCCCTCGGAGGCCGAGTACATCGACGTGCTTCAGAAAATCAAGTACGCCTTCAGCCTGCTG GCCCGGCTGCGCGGCAACATCGCCAACCCCTCCTCCCCGGAGCTGCTGCACTTCCTATTCGGACCTCTGCAAATG ATTGTGGACACGACAGGAGGCCCCCAGTTCGCGAGCGGCGTGCGGCGGCCGCACCTGACGTCTGAGGCCGTGGCGCTGCTGCGCGACAATGTCACCCCACGAGAAAATGCGCTCTGGACCTCGCTGGGGGACTCCTGGACCAGCCCGGG GCTAGAGCTGCCCCCGGAGGAGGGACCCCCATACAGCCCCAACTTCTACAGCGGCTGGGAACCCCCAGCTACTGACCCACAGGGCCGCGCCTGGGAGGACCCAGTAGAGAAACAGCTACAGCATGAGCGGCGGCGCCGGCAG CAAAGCGCCCCCCAGGTCGCTGTCAATGG tCACCAAGAGCCGGAGCCAGAAGCTGAACCCCAGCCGGAGCCAGAGCCGGCAGGGAAGTGGGTCCTATGTAATTACGACTTCCAGGGCCGCAACAGCAGCGAGCTGTCTGTCAAGCAGCGGGAGGTGCTGGAG GTCCTGGATGACAGGCGCAAGTGGTGGAAGGTTCGGGACTCGCAGGGGCAGGAGGGATACGTACCGTATAATATTCTGACACCCCACCCCGGGCCCCCGGGGGTCTGCAGCCAAAGCCCAGCCCGCAGCCTG GAGAGTAGCACTCCCCCTCCACCAGCCCAGGCTCTGGCTCCTGCACCGGCTCGGCCCCGCTGGGACAGCTGCGATAGCCTCAACAACTTGGACCCCAGAGAGAAAG AGAAATTCTCCCAGATGCTCAGTGTCAACGAGGAGCTGCAGGCGCGCCTGGCCCAGGGCCGCTCCAGCCCCAGTCGTGCAGCCGCGGGGCCCCGCGCCCCAGAGCCGCAGCTCAGCCCGCACTCCGGGGCCTCGGAGGTCCGCGCCTGGTTACAAGCCAAGGGCTTTAGCTCCGG GACCGTGGACGCGCTGGGCGTGCTGACCGGCGCGCAGCTTTTCTCGCTGCAGAAGGAGGAGCTGCGGGCGGTGAGCCCCGAGGAGGGGGCGCGGGTGTACAGCCAGGTCACGGTGCAGCGCGCGCTGCTGGAG GACAAAGAGAAAGTGTCAGAACTGGAGGCGGCgatggagaagcaaaagaagaagGTGGAAGGCGAGATGGAAACGGAGGTTATTTGA
- the EPS8L1 gene encoding epidermal growth factor receptor kinase substrate 8-like protein 1 isoform X5, whose protein sequence is MSTTTTGPEAAPKPSAKSIYEQRKRYSTVVMADVSQYPVNHLVTFCLGEEDGVHTVEDASRKLAVMDSQGRVWAQEMMLRVSPDHVTLLDPLSKEELESYPLGAIVRCDAVLPPGRSRSLLLLVCQEPERAQPDVHFFQGLRLGAELIREDIQGALHNYRSGRGERRAAALRATQEELQHRPSPAAETPPLQRRPSVRAVISTAETGAGRGPPQVEPIPEAEEARRPGGAATSSGADPASPDLGPRGPDLASLQAERDVDILNHVFDDVESFVSKLQKSAEAARVLEHRERGRRTRRREAGEGLLTLRAKPPSEAEYIDVLQKIKYAFSLLARLRGNIANPSSPELLHFLFGPLQMIVDTTGGPQFASGVRRPHLTSEAVALLRDNVTPRENALWTSLGDSWTSPGGWEPPATDPQGRAWEDPVEKQLQHERRRRQQSAPQVAVNGHQEPEPEAEPQPEPEPAGKWVLCNYDFQGRNSSELSVKQREVLEVLDDRRKWWKVRDSQGQEGYVPYNILTPHPGPPGVCSQSPARSLESSTPPPPAQALAPAPARPRWDSCDSLNNLDPREKEKFSQMLSVNEELQARLAQGRSSPSRAAAGPRAPEPQLSPHSGASEVRAWLQAKGFSSGTVDALGVLTGAQLFSLQKEELRAVSPEEGARVYSQVTVQRALLEDKEKVSELEAAMEKQKKKVEGEMETEVI, encoded by the exons CACCTGGTGACGTTCTGCCTGGGTGAGGAGGATGGCGTGCACACAGTGGAGGACGCCTCGCGGAAGCTGGCCGTCATGGACAGCCAGGGCCGCGTCTGGGCCCAGGAGATGATGCTGCGCGTGTCTCCGGACCACGTCACGCTGCTCGACCCCCTCTCCAAG GAGGAGCTGGAGTCGTACCCGCTGGGCGCCATCGTGCGCTGCGACGCGGTGCTGCCGCCCGGCCGGAGCCGCTCGCTGCTGCTGCTCGTGTGCCAGGAGCCCGAGCGCGCGCAGCCCGACGTGCACTTCTTCCAGGGCCTGCGTCTCGGG GCGGAGCTGATCCGGGAGGACATCCAGGGAGCCCTGCACAACTATCGCTCCGGCCGCGGGGAGCGCCGAGCGGCGGCGCTCAG GGCCACGCAAGAGGAGCTGCAGCACCGCCCCTCGCCGGCCGCCGAGACCCCGCCCCTGCAGCGCCGCCCGTCGGTCCGCGCGGTGATCAGCACGGCGGAGACGGGCGCGGGCCGCGGGCCACCCCAGGTGGAGCCCATCCCTGAGGCGGAGGAGGCGCGGAGGCCCGGCGGGGCGGCGACCTCTAGTGGCGCTGACCCAGCCTCCCCGGACCTGGGCCCCCGCGGCCCGGACCTGGCCAGTCTGCAGGCGGAGCGGGATGTG GACATCCTGAACCACGTGTTCGACGACGTGGAGAGCTTCGTCTCGAAGCTGCAGAAGTCTGCAGAAGCTGCCCGAGTTCTGGAGCACCGCGAGCGCGGCCGCAGGACCCGGCGCCGGGAGGCCGGGG AGGGCCTCCTGACGCTGCGGGCCAAGCCGCCCTCGGAGGCCGAGTACATCGACGTGCTTCAGAAAATCAAGTACGCCTTCAGCCTGCTG GCCCGGCTGCGCGGCAACATCGCCAACCCCTCCTCCCCGGAGCTGCTGCACTTCCTATTCGGACCTCTGCAAATG ATTGTGGACACGACAGGAGGCCCCCAGTTCGCGAGCGGCGTGCGGCGGCCGCACCTGACGTCTGAGGCCGTGGCGCTGCTGCGCGACAATGTCACCCCACGAGAAAATGCGCTCTGGACCTCGCTGGGGGACTCCTGGACCAGCCCGGG CGGCTGGGAACCCCCAGCTACTGACCCACAGGGCCGCGCCTGGGAGGACCCAGTAGAGAAACAGCTACAGCATGAGCGGCGGCGCCGGCAG CAAAGCGCCCCCCAGGTCGCTGTCAATGG tCACCAAGAGCCGGAGCCAGAAGCTGAACCCCAGCCGGAGCCAGAGCCGGCAGGGAAGTGGGTCCTATGTAATTACGACTTCCAGGGCCGCAACAGCAGCGAGCTGTCTGTCAAGCAGCGGGAGGTGCTGGAG GTCCTGGATGACAGGCGCAAGTGGTGGAAGGTTCGGGACTCGCAGGGGCAGGAGGGATACGTACCGTATAATATTCTGACACCCCACCCCGGGCCCCCGGGGGTCTGCAGCCAAAGCCCAGCCCGCAGCCTG GAGAGTAGCACTCCCCCTCCACCAGCCCAGGCTCTGGCTCCTGCACCGGCTCGGCCCCGCTGGGACAGCTGCGATAGCCTCAACAACTTGGACCCCAGAGAGAAAG AGAAATTCTCCCAGATGCTCAGTGTCAACGAGGAGCTGCAGGCGCGCCTGGCCCAGGGCCGCTCCAGCCCCAGTCGTGCAGCCGCGGGGCCCCGCGCCCCAGAGCCGCAGCTCAGCCCGCACTCCGGGGCCTCGGAGGTCCGCGCCTGGTTACAAGCCAAGGGCTTTAGCTCCGG GACCGTGGACGCGCTGGGCGTGCTGACCGGCGCGCAGCTTTTCTCGCTGCAGAAGGAGGAGCTGCGGGCGGTGAGCCCCGAGGAGGGGGCGCGGGTGTACAGCCAGGTCACGGTGCAGCGCGCGCTGCTGGAG GACAAAGAGAAAGTGTCAGAACTGGAGGCGGCgatggagaagcaaaagaagaagGTGGAAGGCGAGATGGAAACGGAGGTTATTTGA